The Balneolales bacterium ANBcel1 genomic sequence TGCTGAAAAATACGGTACAAAGTTGGGAGCGGTTACAATAAAGTCTTTTTCTGACGGTGAGTTGTATATCAAGTATCAGCAAAGCATCCGGGGTGCCGATGTGTTTATCGTGCAATCCACACCTCCGCCCGGAGACAACATTATTGAGTTGCTGTTGCTGATCGATGCTGCCAAGCGAGCTTCCGCACACCGCGTCACTGCCGTGATCCCCTATTTCGGATATGCCCGGCAGGACCGAAAGGATCAGCCCCGGGTCTCCATTGCTTCCAAATTGTTTGCGAACCTGCTCTCGGAGACAGGTGCCGACCGGGTACTTACCATGGACCTGCACGCTCCCCAGATCCAGGGTTTTTTCGACATTCCCCTGGACCATCTCTATGCCAGTTCCATCTTTGTGGAGTATTTGCATAGCAACCCCATAGAAGATCTGGTAGTTGTCGCCCCGGATGTTGGAAGCCTGAAAATGGCCCGTTCCTACTCCAAGCGCCTGAATGCCGGTCTGGCATTTGTCGACAAGCGTCGTCCGTCCCAGAATGTGGCGGAAGTCATGAACATCATCGGTGAGGTGGAAGGAAAAAACATTCTGCTCATTGATGATCTCATCGATACGGCCGGCACCATCACCAATGCCGCAACCGCGTTGAAATCACGGGGTGCCAAAAAGATTATCGCTTCCAGCACCCACCCGATCCTTTCAGGGCCGGCCTATCAGCGAATTGAGGACTCTCCGATTGACAAGTTCCTTGTAACCGATACGGTTCCTCTCAAGAAGCCGTCGGACAAGATCCATGTTTTGAGTGTAGCAGGCCTGTTTGCAGAATCCATCCGTCGCATCTATACCGACGACTCGATTAGTACTTTATTTGATGATTAACCCTTAAGAGTTTCCGAATCATGTTAAAACCACAAGTCATAACCGTTGAAGCAAGCGACCGTCCCAAGGGCAAATCCGCACTGAAACAGATGCGTGCCGACAAGCTGGTGCCTGCCGTGGCCTATGGCCCCAAATTGAAAA encodes the following:
- a CDS encoding ribose-phosphate pyrophosphokinase, whose translation is MDKPLAIFAGRSNLALARAIAEKYGTKLGAVTIKSFSDGELYIKYQQSIRGADVFIVQSTPPPGDNIIELLLLIDAAKRASAHRVTAVIPYFGYARQDRKDQPRVSIASKLFANLLSETGADRVLTMDLHAPQIQGFFDIPLDHLYASSIFVEYLHSNPIEDLVVVAPDVGSLKMARSYSKRLNAGLAFVDKRRPSQNVAEVMNIIGEVEGKNILLIDDLIDTAGTITNAATALKSRGAKKIIASSTHPILSGPAYQRIEDSPIDKFLVTDTVPLKKPSDKIHVLSVAGLFAESIRRIYTDDSISTLFDD